Proteins encoded in a region of the Lepisosteus oculatus isolate fLepOcu1 chromosome 23, fLepOcu1.hap2, whole genome shotgun sequence genome:
- the LOC138224645 gene encoding histone H1-like → MAEEVAPAPAAAPAKAPKKKSAAKPKKAGPSVGELILQAVSASKERSGVSLAALKKSLAAGGYDVEKNNSRVKLAIKSLVTKGTLVQTKGTGASGSFKLNKKQAETKPKPVKRAAAKAKKPAAKKPAAAKKPAAAKKSPKKAATKKPAAAKKSPKKAAKPAAAKKATKSPKKAKKPAAPKKAKSPKKAKAAKPKVAKPKTAKAKKAAPKKK, encoded by the coding sequence ATGGCAGAAGAAGTCGCtccggcccccgccgccgcgcCGGCCAAGGCGCCCAAGAAGAAGAGCGCCGCCAAGCCCAAGAAAGCGGGCCCCAGCGTGGGAGAGCTCATCCTGCAGGCCGTGTCCGCCTCCAAGGAGCGGAGCGGCGTGTCCCTGGCCGCCCTGAAGAAGTCCCTGGCGGCCGGCGGCTACGACGTGGAGAAGAACAACTCCCGCGTCAAGCTGGCCATCAAGAGCCTGGTGACCAAGGGCACCCTGGTGCAGACCAAGGGCACCGGCGCCTCGGGCTCCTTCAAGCTCAACAAGAAGCAGGCGGAGACCAAGCCCAAGCCCGTGAAGAGAGCCGCCGCCAAAGCCAAGAAGCCGGCGGCCAAGAAACCCGCAGCGGCTAAGAAGCCAGCGGCCGCCAAGAAGTCGCCCAAGAAGGCGGCGACCAAGAAGCCAGCGGCCGCCAAGAAGTCGCCCAAGAAAGCCGCGAAGCCCGCAGCGGCCAAGAAGGCGACCAAGAGCCCCAAGAAGGCCAAGAAGCCAGCGGCGCCTAAGAAGGCGAAGAGCCCGAAGAAAGCCAAGGCAGCGAAGCCCAAGGTGGCCAAACCCAAGACGGCCAAAGCTAAGAAAGCGGCTCCCAAGAAGAAGTGA
- the LOC138224784 gene encoding histone H4 yields the protein MSGRGKGGKGLGKGGAKRHRKVLRDNIQGITKPAIRRLARRGGVKRISGLIYEETRGVLKVFLENVIRDAVTYTEHAKRKTVTAMDVVYALKRQGRTLYGFGG from the coding sequence ATGTCTGGAAGAGGCAAAGGCGGAAAGGGACTCGGGAAAGGAGGCGCTAAGCGTCACCGCAAGGTTCTCCGCGACAACATCCAGGGAATCACCAAGCCCGCCATCCGCCGCCTGGCTCGCCGTGGGGGAGTGAAGCGGATCTCCGGGCTGATCTACGAGGAGACCCGCggggtgctgaaggtgttcctggagaacgTCATCCGCGACGCCGTCACCTACACCGAGCACGCCAAGAGGAAGACCGTCACCGCCATGGACGTGGTGTACGCGCTGAAGCGCCAGGGCCGCACCCTGTACGGCTTCGGCGGCTAA
- the LOC138224647 gene encoding histone H3: MARTKQTARKSTGGKAPRKQLATKAARKSAPATGGVKKPHRYRPGTVALREIRRYQKSTELLIRKLPFQRLVREIAQDFKTDLRFQSSAVMALQEASEAYLVGLFEDTNLCAIHAKRVTIMPKDIQLARRIRGERA, translated from the coding sequence ATGGCGAGAACCAAGCAGACCGCTCGCAAGTCCACCGGCGGCAAGGCGCCCAGGAAGCAGCTGGCCACCAAGGCTGCCCGCAAGAGCGCCCCCGCCACCGGCGGCGTGAAGAAGCCCCACCGCTACAGGCCCGGCACCGTGGCTCTGCGGGAGATCCGCCGCTACCAGAAGTCCACCGAGCTGCTGATCCGCAAGCTGCCCTTCCAGCGCCTGGTGAGAGAGATCGCCCAGGACTTCAAGACCGACCTGCGCTTCCAGAGCTCCGCCGTCATGGCTCTGCAGGAGGCCAGCGAGGCTTACCTGGTGGGGCTCTTCGAGGACACCAACCTGTGCGCCATCCACGCCAAGAGGGTGACCATCATGCCCAAAGACATCCAGCTGGCCCGCCGCATCCGCGGGGAGCGCGCTTAG
- the LOC138224783 gene encoding histone H2B 1/2-like translates to MPEPAKSAPKKGSKKAVTKTAAKGTKKRRKTRKESYAIYVYKVLKQVHPDTGISSKAMGIMNSFVSDIFERIAGEASRLAHYNKRSTITSREIQTAVRLLLPGELAKHAVSEGTKAVTKYTSSK, encoded by the coding sequence ATGCCTGAACCTGCGAAGTCCGCTCCCAAGAAGGGCTCCAAGAAAGCCGTGACCAAGACGGCCGCCAAGGGCACCAAGAAGCGCAGAAAGACCAGGAAGGAGAGCTACGCCATCTACGTGTACAAGGTGCTGAAGCAGGTGCACCCGGACACCGGCATCTCGTCGAAGGCCATGGGCATCATGAACTCGTTCGTCAGCGACATCTTCGAGCGCATCGCCGGCGAGGCCTCCCGCCTGGCGCACTACAACAAGCGCTCCACCATCACCTCCCGGGAGATCCAGACCGCCGTGCGCCTGCTGCTGCCCGGAGAGCTGGCCAAGCACGCCGTGTCCGAGGGCACCAAGGCCGTCACCAAGTACACCAGCTCCAAGTAA
- the emg1 gene encoding ribosomal RNA small subunit methyltransferase NEP1: MQSDLAVQRETASKAKRKMAARGGLKRGSDDIDEYDPKPAKHLRTLHDRMTEKRLVVILEGATLETVKVGKTFELLNCDKHKSLIIKSGREPGRVRPDITHQSLLMLMDSPLNRAGLLQVFVHTEKNALIEINPQTRIPRTFDRFCGLMVQLLHKLSVRAADGPQKLLRLIRNPVSDHLPPGCPRIGTSFSAQGTALSPRALVPAEGPAALVIGAFAHGAINVDYTEKTVSISNYPLSAALTCAKICTAFEEVWGVV, translated from the exons aTGCAGTCAGACCTGGCTGTTCAGAGAGAAACTGCCAGCAAGGCGAA GAGGAAGATGGCGGCGCGCGGCGGGCTGAAACGTGGTTCGGATGATATTGACGAATATGACCCGAAACCGGCCAAACATCTTCGGACTCTGCATGATAGGATGACTGAAAAGCGGTTAGTGGTAATCCTGGAAGGAGCGACTCTGGAAACAGTCAAG GTGGGGAAGACGTTCGAGCTGCTGAACTGCGACAAACACAAGAGCCTGATCATCAAGAGTGGAAGGGAACCGGGACGGGTGAGGCCAGACATCACGCACCAG TCTCTATTGATGTTGATGGACAGTCCTCTGAACCGAGCAGGCCTCCTCCAGGTTTTTGTCCACACGGAGAAGAATGCCCTGATCGAGATCAACCCCCAGACCCGCATCCCTCGCACCTTTGACCGCTTCTGCGGGCTCATGG TCCAGCTGCTGCACAAGCTCAGCGTCCGGGCGGCCGACGGCCCCCAGAAGCTCCTGCGGCTCATCAGGAACCCCGTGTCCGACCACCTGCCGCCCGGCTGCCCCCGGATTGGCACCTCCTTCTCCGCCCAGGGGACGGCCCTGTCCCCCCGCGCCCTCGTCCCGGCCGAGGGCCCCGCGGCGTTGGTCATCGGCGCCTTTGCACACGGAGCg ATCAATGTCGATTACACGGAGAAGACCGTTTCGATCAGCAACTACCCGCTGTCCGCTGCTCTCACCTGCGCCAAGATCTGCACCGCCTTCGAGGAGGTGTGGGGTGTGGTCTGA
- the LOC138224648 gene encoding histone H2AX-like — protein MSGRGKTGGKARAKAKTRSSRAGLQFPVGRVHRLLRKGNYAERVGAGAPVYLAAVLEYLTAEILELAGNAARDNKKTRIIPRHLQLAVRNDEELNKLLGGVTIAQGGVLPNIQAVLLPKKTEKPAKSKKQLATKMSGRGKTGGKARAKAKTRSSRAGLQFPVGRVHRLLRKGNYAERVGAGAPVYLAAVLEYLTAEILELAGNAARDNKKTRIIPRHLQLAVRNDEELNKLLGGVTIAQGGVLPNIQAVLLPKKTEKPAKSK, from the exons ATGAGCGGCAGAGGAAAGACCGGCGGTAAGGCCAGAGCCAAGGCCAAGACTCGCTCTTCCAGGGCCGGACTGCAGTTCCCTGTGGGCCGTGTCCACCGGCTGCTGCGCAAGGGAAACTATGCCGAGCGGGTCGGCGCCGGAGCCCCGGTGTATCTGGCCGCGGTGCTGGAGTACCTGACCGCCGAGATCCTGGAGCTGGCTGGCAACGCCGCCCGGGACAACAAGAAGACCCGCATCATCCCCCGGCACCTGCAGCTGGCCGTCCGCAACGACGAGGAGCTGAACAAGCTGCTGGGCGGCGTGACCATCGCGCAGGGCGGCGTGCTGCCCAACATCCAGGCGGTGCTGCTGCCCAAGAAGACCGAGAAGCCGGCCAAGAGCAA GAAGCAGCTGGCCACCAAG ATGAGCGGCAGAGGAAAGACCGGCGGTAAGGCCAGAGCCAAGGCCAAGACTCGCTCTTCCAGGGCCGGACTGCAGTTCCCTGTGGGCCGTGTCCACCGGCTGCTGCGCAAGGGAAACTATGCCGAGCGGGTCGGCGCCGGAGCCCCGGTGTATCTGGCCGCGGTGCTGGAGTACCTGACCGCCGAGATCCTGGAGCTGGCTGGCAACGCCGCCCGGGACAACAAGAAGACCCGCATCATCCCCCGGCACCTGCAGCTGGCCGTCCGCAACGACGAGGAGCTGAACAAGCTGCTGGGCGGCGTGACCATCGCGCAGGGCGGCGTGCTGCCCAACATCCAGGCGGTGCTGCTGCCCAAGAAGACCGAGAAGCCGGCCAAGAGCAAGTAA